One window of the Natrinema sp. CBA1119 genome contains the following:
- a CDS encoding replication factor C large subunit gives MTDWTETYRPTTLSEVRGNNKARDKLEEWAESWDDHRKSVIVHGSPGVGKTSAAHALAADMGWPVMELNASDSRGADVIEKIAGEAAKSGTLTAGEAGRRLVILDEADNFHGNADYGGSREVTRVVKDANQPIVLVANEFYDMSQSLRNACETIEFRDVSKRSIVPVLRDICRREGVEFEEEALEKIAESTSGDLRSAVNDLQAVAEEAERLTVDDVVTSERDTTEGIFDFLDELIKEKDAEGALRASYDVDETPDELLNWIEDNVPKDYEGAELADAYGYLTNADRWLGRVRATQDYSYWRYATDNMTAGVAASRRGDKGGWTRYGPPSYWSKLGRTKGTRNTRDSIAERIAEREGASVATVRREVLPFLSAMTHHCKNRDLTVRMAAAYDLDESEVSFVTGSGKDTNKVQSIVEDAAELKADAAVEHSGNAFFEAERSSDGSTAATADTEADGDESNEQRALAATESDDGTDTESASDPASADDEPDDDQSGLNDFF, from the coding sequence ATGACCGACTGGACGGAGACGTACCGCCCGACGACGCTGTCGGAGGTACGCGGCAACAACAAGGCCCGCGACAAACTCGAGGAGTGGGCCGAGAGCTGGGACGACCACCGTAAGTCGGTGATCGTTCACGGCAGCCCGGGCGTCGGGAAGACCTCCGCCGCGCACGCGCTGGCCGCCGATATGGGCTGGCCCGTCATGGAACTCAACGCCAGCGACAGCCGGGGAGCCGACGTCATCGAGAAAATAGCCGGCGAAGCCGCCAAGAGCGGGACGCTCACCGCTGGCGAGGCGGGTCGACGGCTCGTCATCCTCGACGAGGCGGACAACTTCCACGGCAACGCCGACTACGGCGGCTCTCGAGAAGTCACGCGCGTCGTCAAGGACGCGAACCAGCCGATCGTCCTCGTGGCCAACGAGTTCTACGACATGAGCCAGTCGTTGCGCAACGCCTGCGAGACGATCGAGTTCCGGGACGTCTCGAAGCGCTCGATTGTCCCCGTGCTACGGGACATCTGCCGGCGCGAAGGCGTCGAGTTCGAGGAGGAGGCCCTCGAGAAGATCGCCGAATCGACGAGCGGCGACCTTCGCTCGGCGGTCAACGACTTGCAGGCGGTCGCCGAGGAGGCCGAGCGACTGACCGTCGACGACGTGGTGACAAGCGAGCGAGACACCACCGAGGGCATCTTCGACTTCCTCGACGAACTCATCAAGGAAAAAGACGCGGAGGGAGCGCTGCGAGCCTCTTACGATGTTGACGAGACGCCCGACGAACTGCTCAACTGGATCGAGGACAACGTTCCGAAGGACTACGAGGGTGCGGAACTGGCCGACGCCTACGGATACCTCACGAACGCCGACCGGTGGCTCGGTCGGGTGCGCGCGACGCAGGACTACTCCTACTGGCGCTACGCGACCGACAACATGACCGCGGGCGTCGCCGCCTCGAGGCGCGGCGACAAAGGCGGGTGGACCCGATACGGCCCGCCGAGCTACTGGTCGAAACTCGGTCGAACCAAAGGAACGCGAAACACCCGCGATTCGATCGCCGAACGCATCGCCGAACGGGAGGGCGCGAGCGTCGCGACGGTCCGCCGGGAAGTCCTTCCCTTCCTCTCGGCGATGACCCACCACTGCAAGAACCGCGATCTGACCGTTCGGATGGCGGCGGCCTACGATCTCGACGAGTCGGAGGTCTCGTTCGTTACCGGCAGCGGGAAGGACACCAACAAGGTCCAATCGATCGTGGAGGACGCCGCGGAGCTAAAAGCTGACGCCGCGGTCGAACACTCGGGTAACGCCTTCTTCGAGGCCGAGCGCTCGAGCGACGGGAGTACTGCGGCCACTGCCGACACCGAGGCCGACGGCGACGAGTCGAACGAGCAACGGGCGCTCGCAGCGACGGAGTCGGACGACGGAACCGACACCGAGTCGGCATCGGATCCCGCGTCAGCGGACGACGAACCGGACGACGATCAGTCGGGATTGAATGATTTCTTCTGA
- the bioD gene encoding dethiobiotin synthase: MTATKPIAVVGTGTGVGKTVITAGLTRLLRAAGHDARAIKPAQTGHPPDDDAGFVAAACGDSEAATCPRYLEPALAPRVAADVADEELEYETIRAACEREIEETPVPIVEGIGGLRVPLAGDREVIDLVADLEAAAVVVTRSGLGTLNHTALSIDALEARGIDVCGVIVNEYGGETMAERTNPAELERMTDYPVETVPSLDADASDGDSEPGILAAGVGDALSPAFRNRLPIEDC; the protein is encoded by the coding sequence GTGACCGCGACGAAGCCGATCGCTGTCGTCGGAACCGGGACGGGGGTCGGGAAGACGGTTATTACGGCCGGACTCACACGCCTGCTCCGTGCGGCGGGACACGATGCGCGGGCCATCAAACCCGCCCAGACCGGCCACCCGCCGGACGACGACGCGGGGTTCGTCGCCGCGGCCTGTGGGGATTCCGAAGCCGCGACATGCCCCCGCTATCTCGAGCCGGCACTGGCGCCCAGAGTCGCCGCCGACGTCGCCGACGAGGAACTCGAGTACGAGACGATTCGGGCGGCGTGCGAGCGCGAGATCGAGGAAACGCCGGTCCCGATCGTCGAAGGAATCGGCGGCCTGCGGGTTCCGCTGGCCGGTGATCGGGAAGTGATCGATCTGGTCGCCGACCTCGAGGCCGCGGCGGTCGTCGTCACGCGCTCGGGGCTTGGGACACTGAATCATACCGCGCTCTCGATCGACGCCCTCGAGGCCCGCGGAATCGACGTCTGCGGTGTTATCGTCAACGAATACGGCGGCGAGACGATGGCGGAGCGGACGAATCCCGCCGAACTCGAGCGGATGACCGACTATCCGGTGGAGACGGTCCCGTCGCTCGACGCGGATGCGAGCGACGGCGATAGCGAACCAGGGATCCTCGCTGCCGGCGTCGGCGATGCACTGTCACCGGCGTTCCGCAATCGGCTGCCGATAGAAGACTGCTGA
- a CDS encoding 8-amino-7-oxononanoate synthase translates to MADRGFDLEDRLETLETNDLKRALSPVDRVAERGYFAQPSGDELPVLEAGEALVFASNNYLGLTDDQRVQDAARQAAATVGTGAGASRLVTGDTMVHRDLERLLAETKRTDRALAFSSGYAANVGTITALEPDVVFSDELNHASIIDACRLADAETVVYDHCDAGSLRSMLEERADRASRDGRKPADESWLIVTDSVFSMDGTVAPLRAICDAAEAVGAWVMVDEAHATGLYAHGGGVVQAEGLEDRVQIQMGTLSKALASQGGYVAGSEELIECLCNDARSFVFSTGLTPPAAAAASEALHVARHGDARERLWENVAHLRDGLESMGFAVRGDSQILPVVVGDRADAMALAEGIRERDVVAPAIRPPTVPEGTSRIRVAPMATHDRDDIIDCLEAFRAAGEEVGLL, encoded by the coding sequence ATGGCCGACCGCGGGTTCGACCTCGAGGACCGACTCGAGACGCTCGAAACAAACGATTTGAAACGCGCCCTCTCGCCCGTCGATCGGGTCGCCGAGCGAGGCTATTTCGCCCAACCGTCGGGCGACGAGTTGCCCGTGCTCGAGGCGGGTGAGGCGCTGGTCTTCGCCTCCAACAACTACCTCGGGCTGACCGACGACCAGCGCGTCCAGGACGCGGCCCGGCAGGCCGCCGCGACCGTCGGCACGGGTGCCGGCGCGAGCCGGCTTGTCACCGGCGACACGATGGTCCATCGCGATCTCGAGCGGTTGCTCGCCGAGACCAAGCGCACCGACCGCGCGCTCGCCTTTTCCTCGGGCTACGCCGCGAACGTCGGGACGATCACCGCGCTCGAGCCGGATGTCGTCTTTTCGGACGAGTTAAACCATGCAAGTATCATCGACGCCTGTCGGCTCGCGGACGCCGAGACAGTCGTTTACGACCACTGCGACGCTGGGAGCCTGCGATCGATGCTCGAGGAGCGAGCCGATCGAGCGAGCCGTGACGGCCGCAAACCGGCGGACGAGTCGTGGCTGATCGTCACCGATTCGGTGTTCAGCATGGACGGCACCGTCGCGCCGCTACGGGCGATCTGTGACGCTGCCGAGGCGGTCGGCGCGTGGGTGATGGTCGACGAGGCCCACGCGACCGGGCTGTACGCACACGGCGGTGGCGTCGTGCAGGCCGAAGGGCTCGAGGACCGGGTCCAGATCCAGATGGGGACGCTCTCCAAGGCGTTGGCCAGCCAGGGCGGGTACGTCGCCGGGAGCGAGGAACTGATCGAGTGTCTGTGCAACGACGCGCGCTCGTTCGTTTTCTCGACCGGTCTCACGCCGCCGGCCGCCGCGGCCGCGAGCGAGGCGCTGCACGTCGCTCGACACGGCGACGCACGCGAGCGGCTCTGGGAGAACGTCGCCCACCTTCGCGACGGCCTTGAGTCGATGGGGTTCGCGGTCCGGGGTGACTCCCAGATCCTCCCGGTGGTCGTCGGCGACCGCGCGGACGCGATGGCCCTCGCCGAGGGAATTCGCGAACGTGACGTCGTCGCGCCGGCGATCCGCCCACCCACGGTTCCGGAAGGGACCAGTCGTATCCGCGTTGCTCCGATGGCGACCCACGACCGTGACGATATCATCGACTGCCTCGAGGCGTTCCGCGCGGCGGGCGAGGAGGTGGGGCTGCTGTGA
- a CDS encoding transcriptional regulator, protein MDDITFAVLGTGGIGRRALEVSQHKDALTPVAACDRHGVAFDFDGLDVDELLAATEGNIDNEVATDGGAATAEGGVKQHGEDKGVVASSQARPSEDPIQESIDHGDRIDAVLLALPNYEHDFIPRTADRFAEGGYSGVMIDVLKRSRVIDMLDDRSDEFAEAGITFICGAGATPGLLTSAAALAAQSFVEVTDVDIHWGVGLKSGYEDNRGTVREDIAHLPEYDIETARTLSDEEIEAIIDDHDGVIEFEDMEHADDVLLERAGVCDAADVTVGGILDARNDEKPTTTTVRVTGTTFDGETATNTFQLGDETSMEANVNGPALGYLKAGVRRNRAGEYGVLGPAELMPGF, encoded by the coding sequence ATGGACGACATCACGTTTGCGGTACTCGGAACCGGTGGTATCGGCCGACGAGCACTCGAAGTGAGCCAGCACAAGGACGCGCTGACGCCCGTTGCGGCGTGTGATCGCCACGGCGTCGCGTTCGACTTCGACGGCCTCGACGTTGACGAACTGCTGGCGGCGACGGAGGGCAATATTGACAACGAAGTCGCAACCGACGGTGGCGCAGCTACTGCCGAAGGCGGCGTCAAACAACACGGCGAGGACAAGGGCGTCGTCGCCTCGAGCCAGGCCCGACCCAGCGAGGATCCGATTCAGGAGAGTATCGATCACGGTGACCGGATCGACGCCGTCCTGCTCGCGCTGCCGAACTACGAACACGACTTCATCCCGCGGACGGCCGACCGCTTCGCCGAGGGCGGCTACTCCGGGGTTATGATCGACGTGCTCAAGCGTTCCCGCGTGATCGACATGCTCGACGACCGCAGCGATGAGTTCGCCGAGGCCGGCATCACGTTCATCTGTGGCGCCGGCGCGACGCCCGGCCTCTTGACCAGCGCGGCCGCACTCGCCGCCCAGTCGTTCGTCGAGGTCACTGATGTCGACATCCACTGGGGCGTCGGCCTCAAATCGGGCTACGAGGATAACCGCGGCACCGTCCGCGAGGACATCGCCCACCTTCCCGAGTACGATATCGAGACCGCCCGGACCCTCTCCGACGAGGAGATCGAGGCGATCATCGACGACCACGACGGCGTCATCGAGTTCGAAGACATGGAACACGCCGACGACGTGTTGCTCGAGCGCGCCGGCGTCTGCGACGCCGCGGACGTCACCGTTGGCGGGATCCTCGACGCGCGAAACGACGAGAAGCCGACGACGACGACGGTTCGCGTGACCGGGACGACCTTCGACGGCGAGACGGCAACCAACACCTTCCAGCTCGGCGACGAGACGAGCATGGAGGCGAACGTTAACGGACCCGCGCTTGGCTACCTGAAAGCCGGCGTGCGACGGAACCGTGCGGGCGAGTACGGCGTCCTCGGTCCCGCCGAACTGATGCCGGGGTTCTGA
- the bioB gene encoding biotin synthase BioB produces MVYETGNETVDDALERVLAGERLDRTDGLALIAQPVEALAEAGAAVRDHFGDGTVDACSIVNAKAGNCAEDCGFCAQSVHFDTGIDTYGFLGPEKILEAAKRAERDGAQRFGIVVAEKGVSKEHRPEEWAEVLESIRLVRDECDLEVDASLGILTEEEAAILAAEGINHYNHNIETSPNYFPEIVGSHSFEDRVKTLEVAKAAGMDLCAGVILGMGETPTDRVEAAIALQDIGVSSLPVNVLNPVAGTPLAEQGVDISTSEIVETVAVYKLLHPRSRVRLTGGREVNLEPDEQHLPLEAGADGILTGDYLTTEGQSPGDDIEIIERAGLEPNRDTNDFDPEEVKARHSGAAESSTETASPGTEPSDD; encoded by the coding sequence GTGGTTTACGAGACTGGAAACGAGACGGTCGACGACGCACTCGAGCGGGTGCTTGCCGGCGAGCGCCTCGACCGGACCGACGGGCTTGCGCTGATCGCCCAGCCGGTCGAGGCGCTCGCGGAGGCCGGCGCGGCCGTGCGCGATCACTTCGGCGACGGCACGGTCGACGCCTGCTCGATCGTCAACGCGAAGGCGGGCAACTGCGCCGAGGATTGCGGCTTCTGTGCGCAGTCGGTCCACTTCGACACCGGCATCGACACCTACGGCTTCCTCGGCCCCGAGAAGATCCTCGAGGCGGCCAAACGAGCCGAACGCGACGGTGCCCAGCGCTTCGGGATCGTGGTCGCCGAGAAGGGCGTCTCGAAGGAACACCGCCCCGAAGAGTGGGCGGAGGTCCTCGAGTCGATCCGACTCGTCCGCGACGAGTGCGACCTCGAGGTCGACGCCTCCCTCGGTATCCTGACCGAGGAGGAGGCCGCAATCCTCGCCGCGGAGGGAATCAATCACTACAATCACAACATCGAGACCTCCCCGAACTACTTCCCCGAAATCGTCGGCTCCCACAGCTTCGAGGACCGCGTGAAGACCCTCGAGGTCGCCAAGGCGGCCGGAATGGACCTCTGTGCCGGCGTCATCCTCGGCATGGGCGAGACGCCGACCGACAGGGTCGAAGCGGCTATCGCCCTGCAGGACATCGGCGTCTCCTCGCTCCCGGTGAACGTTCTCAACCCCGTTGCGGGAACGCCGCTGGCCGAACAGGGTGTCGACATCAGCACGTCGGAGATCGTCGAGACGGTCGCGGTGTACAAGCTGCTCCACCCCCGCTCGCGGGTTCGCCTGACCGGCGGCCGCGAGGTAAATCTCGAGCCGGACGAACAGCACCTGCCTCTCGAGGCCGGCGCCGACGGCATCCTCACGGGCGACTACCTCACGACCGAGGGCCAATCGCCCGGCGACGACATCGAAATTATCGAGCGCGCGGGGCTCGAGCCTAACCGGGACACGAACGATTTCGACCCAGAGGAGGTAAAGGCACGCCACAGCGGGGCCGCCGAATCGTCGACTGAAACGGCGAGTCCAGGCACAGAACCGAGCGATGACTGA
- a CDS encoding haloalkane dehalogenase, with protein sequence MVVRVPTERFEDVPDFDYEPQYVDVGELRMAYVETGGSADGDEAEETFLCLHGEPTWSFLYRKMMPTLAERGRVIVPDLIGCGRSDRYEDRDEYSVEMHYDALKTFVEELDLTNITLVCQDWGGVLGLPLATHEPERFARLVPMNTGVPNGSQEMSDRWHEFAEMVATADDLDIGRLVENGCYSDLSDDVVDAYRAPFPDERYMAAARTFPGLVPTSPDDPGADLMAETQELLGEWEKPAFVLFAKEDPITSHDRDPLRHHIPTATEQPDVWIDEAAHFLQEDAGEEIAEHIVDFVDRT encoded by the coding sequence ATGGTCGTTCGTGTTCCAACGGAGCGATTCGAGGACGTGCCAGATTTCGACTACGAACCGCAGTACGTCGACGTCGGCGAGTTACGGATGGCGTACGTGGAAACCGGCGGCAGTGCAGACGGCGACGAAGCCGAGGAAACGTTCCTCTGTCTGCACGGCGAACCCACGTGGTCGTTCCTGTATCGGAAGATGATGCCCACGCTGGCCGAGCGCGGCCGCGTAATCGTCCCCGATCTGATCGGTTGCGGACGCTCCGACCGGTACGAGGACCGCGACGAGTACTCCGTCGAGATGCACTACGACGCGCTGAAGACGTTCGTCGAGGAACTCGACCTGACGAACATCACGCTCGTCTGTCAGGACTGGGGTGGCGTCCTCGGACTCCCGCTTGCGACCCACGAGCCCGAACGGTTCGCGCGTCTGGTACCGATGAACACCGGCGTCCCGAACGGGTCACAGGAGATGAGCGACAGGTGGCACGAGTTCGCCGAGATGGTGGCGACAGCTGACGACCTCGACATCGGCAGACTGGTCGAAAACGGTTGCTACAGCGACCTCTCCGATGACGTGGTCGACGCCTACCGCGCGCCGTTCCCCGACGAGCGATACATGGCCGCCGCGCGGACGTTCCCCGGCCTCGTTCCCACGTCGCCCGACGATCCCGGAGCTGACCTGATGGCCGAAACTCAGGAACTCCTCGGCGAGTGGGAGAAACCGGCGTTCGTCCTGTTCGCGAAGGAGGATCCGATCACGTCCCACGACCGCGATCCACTCCGACATCACATCCCGACTGCGACCGAACAGCCCGATGTCTGGATCGACGAGGCGGCCCACTTCCTGCAGGAGGACGCCGGCGAAGAGATCGCCGAGCACATCGTCGACTTCGTTGACCGAACCTGA
- the sucD gene encoding succinate--CoA ligase subunit alpha produces the protein MSVLVDDDTRVVVQGITGGEGKFHAEQMMEYGTNVVAGAVPGKGGQETAGVPVYDTVHEAVDEENADTSVIFVPPAFAGDAVFESLDSGLDLAVAITEGIPTQDMARVNKRLSETDTRLIGPNCPGLITPGEAKLGILPGNIFSEGNVGLVSRSGTLTYQVVDSLTNRGIGQTTAIGIGGDPIIGTDFVDALELFEDDPETDAIVMCGEIGGEDEEEAAAFIDDYVDTPVAGFIAGRTAPPGKRMGHAGAIVSGSGTGTAESKINALNDAGVPVGDTPEEVADHIEGFLD, from the coding sequence ATGAGTGTACTAGTCGACGACGACACGCGCGTCGTGGTACAGGGCATCACCGGCGGGGAAGGCAAGTTCCACGCCGAACAGATGATGGAGTACGGCACCAACGTCGTCGCCGGCGCGGTCCCCGGCAAGGGCGGCCAGGAGACCGCAGGCGTGCCGGTCTACGACACGGTCCACGAAGCGGTCGACGAGGAGAACGCGGACACGTCCGTCATCTTCGTCCCGCCGGCGTTCGCCGGCGACGCCGTCTTCGAGTCGCTCGATTCGGGGCTCGACCTCGCGGTCGCGATCACGGAAGGCATCCCGACGCAGGACATGGCGCGAGTCAACAAGCGCCTCTCCGAGACGGATACCCGCCTCATCGGTCCGAACTGTCCCGGCCTCATCACGCCCGGCGAAGCCAAACTCGGCATTCTCCCCGGCAACATCTTCTCCGAGGGGAACGTCGGGCTGGTCTCCCGCTCGGGCACCCTGACCTACCAGGTCGTCGACAGTCTGACCAATCGCGGCATCGGCCAGACCACCGCCATCGGTATCGGCGGCGACCCGATTATCGGGACGGACTTCGTCGACGCCCTCGAACTCTTCGAGGACGATCCCGAGACCGACGCCATCGTCATGTGCGGCGAGATCGGCGGCGAGGACGAAGAGGAAGCCGCCGCGTTCATCGACGACTACGTCGACACGCCGGTCGCCGGCTTCATCGCCGGCCGCACCGCCCCACCGGGCAAGCGAATGGGCCACGCCGGTGCGATCGTCTCCGGCTCCGGGACCGGGACCGCCGAGAGCAAGATCAACGCGCTCAACGACGCCGGGGTCCCCGTCGGCGACACCCCCGAGGAAGTCGCCGACCACATCGAAGGCTTCCTCGACTAA
- the sucC gene encoding ADP-forming succinate--CoA ligase subunit beta: protein MKLHEYQAKQVFADAGVPTPDSQLASDVDGVVAAAEEIGYPVAVKAQVQVGGRGKAGGIKLVDDADEAREAAESILGMDLKGYHVDRVLVEEAVDFTNELYVGITMDRGEGKPVAMVSTKGGVNIEEVAEEDPEAIAREHIDPAFGMHPYQARKAVYDAGVDQSIARDVSSVLTTLYQLWDDKDGADAEINPLMVTSDNEVIAADAVMNIDEDALFRQPELAEMEEAAAGGDELEQKADEYGFDYVRLDGNVGIIGNGAGLVMTTLDLVDHYGGKPANFLDVGGGAKAARIANALDMVFSDDNVDSVVFNIFGGITRGDEVARGINEALEQFDEIPKPVVVRLAGTNWEEGMEILNEDLVTVEQTLEDAVQRAVEYAGEVNDQ from the coding sequence ATGAAATTACACGAGTACCAGGCGAAGCAGGTCTTCGCCGATGCCGGGGTACCGACGCCGGACTCGCAGCTCGCGTCCGACGTCGACGGCGTCGTCGCCGCGGCCGAGGAAATCGGCTATCCAGTCGCGGTCAAGGCACAGGTACAGGTCGGCGGCCGGGGGAAAGCCGGCGGGATCAAACTCGTCGACGACGCGGACGAGGCCCGCGAGGCGGCCGAGTCCATCCTCGGAATGGATCTGAAGGGGTATCACGTGGATCGCGTCCTCGTCGAGGAAGCGGTCGACTTCACGAACGAACTCTACGTCGGGATCACGATGGACCGCGGCGAGGGCAAACCCGTCGCGATGGTCTCGACCAAGGGCGGGGTCAATATCGAGGAGGTCGCCGAGGAGGATCCCGAGGCGATCGCCCGCGAACACATCGATCCCGCTTTCGGGATGCATCCCTACCAGGCCCGGAAGGCGGTCTACGACGCCGGCGTCGATCAGTCTATCGCGCGCGACGTCTCGAGCGTTCTCACGACTCTCTATCAGCTCTGGGACGACAAGGACGGCGCTGACGCCGAGATCAACCCGCTGATGGTCACCAGCGACAACGAGGTCATTGCGGCCGACGCCGTGATGAACATCGACGAGGACGCGCTGTTCCGCCAGCCCGAACTCGCCGAGATGGAGGAGGCGGCCGCCGGCGGCGACGAACTCGAGCAGAAGGCCGACGAGTACGGCTTCGACTACGTCCGCCTCGACGGCAACGTCGGCATCATCGGCAACGGCGCGGGTCTCGTGATGACGACGCTGGATCTGGTCGACCACTACGGCGGGAAGCCCGCGAACTTCCTGGACGTCGGCGGCGGCGCGAAGGCCGCCCGCATCGCGAACGCGCTCGACATGGTGTTCTCCGACGACAACGTCGATTCGGTCGTCTTCAACATCTTCGGCGGGATCACGCGCGGCGACGAGGTCGCCCGCGGGATCAACGAAGCGCTCGAGCAGTTCGACGAGATCCCCAAGCCGGTCGTCGTCCGACTGGCCGGGACCAACTGGGAGGAAGGCATGGAGATTCTGAACGAGGACCTCGTGACGGTCGAACAGACCCTCGAGGACGCGGTCCAACGTGCTGTCGAGTACGCTGGGGAGGTGAACGACCAATGA
- a CDS encoding UbiA family prenyltransferase, translated as MTNPTATRRQSGWLSSITAVLRFLVHSNLFISLATVSVAVTTILLADLPLEPLPLFIVFAATMFVYTVNRFTDLEEDEQNVPRRAAFTKRYGRLWLTAGIVLYVAAIGIAVALGLSGAAYLFLPLAVALIYSLGGVKRTFLVKNLVVGLAWGAIPLGVGYYYDRLGSLEILFLFVYVTVMITIAAVVFDIKDIEGDREEDIPTVPNLFGPRATRVGSLVATVAVAAAVVALAATGTIPREFLVVLAMNAYVCAYVPFATPDRGPLYYGFVVDGEHVFLAAVVCALEWLVW; from the coding sequence GTGACCAACCCTACCGCAACTCGGCGACAGTCGGGGTGGCTGTCGTCGATAACGGCCGTGCTGCGGTTTCTGGTTCACAGCAACCTCTTTATCTCGCTGGCGACGGTCAGCGTGGCCGTCACGACGATACTCCTTGCGGACCTCCCGCTCGAGCCCCTGCCGCTGTTCATCGTCTTCGCGGCGACGATGTTCGTCTACACCGTCAACCGGTTCACCGACCTCGAGGAAGACGAGCAGAACGTCCCGCGGCGCGCGGCGTTTACGAAGCGGTACGGCCGCCTCTGGCTGACGGCGGGGATCGTCCTCTACGTCGCCGCGATCGGGATCGCCGTCGCGCTCGGCCTCTCGGGGGCCGCGTACCTGTTCCTCCCGCTCGCGGTCGCACTGATCTACTCCCTCGGCGGCGTCAAACGAACCTTCCTCGTGAAGAACCTCGTCGTCGGCCTCGCGTGGGGCGCGATCCCGCTGGGCGTCGGCTACTACTACGATCGGCTCGGCTCGCTTGAGATCCTGTTTCTGTTCGTCTACGTGACGGTCATGATCACCATCGCCGCGGTGGTCTTCGACATCAAGGACATCGAGGGCGACCGGGAGGAAGACATCCCGACGGTTCCGAACCTGTTCGGTCCGCGAGCGACGCGGGTGGGGTCGCTGGTGGCGACGGTCGCCGTCGCCGCCGCGGTCGTCGCCCTCGCGGCGACGGGCACGATACCGCGCGAGTTCCTCGTCGTGCTCGCGATGAACGCCTACGTCTGCGCCTACGTGCCCTTCGCGACCCCCGATCGCGGCCCGCTCTACTACGGCTTCGTCGTCGACGGCGAACACGTCTTTCTGGCCGCCGTCGTCTGCGCGCTCGAGTGGCTGGTCTGGTGA
- a CDS encoding RNA ligase partner protein: MPGELPRQRFVLDTSLFITEEIRRDDESLEDAVVRLLDLVATARLELNISCYVPPSIHDELATMLRERDVDDAVFSRLDTWVVRKSPDRYGVTIPANIVYNFIDEMSDRVDRGLRVSEKAIREVEQLDPEALAGGSNADDGREAYMTDADRILSDMRDKYRRALRRGVLDSREDFDLLVLARELDAGVVTEDRGIISWADEFGLRYVRGGQFPTLLEEYLRATGVADDD, translated from the coding sequence ATGCCCGGTGAACTGCCGCGTCAACGGTTCGTCCTCGACACGTCGCTGTTCATCACCGAGGAGATCCGCCGCGACGACGAATCGCTCGAGGACGCCGTGGTCCGCCTGCTCGATCTCGTCGCGACCGCGCGGCTCGAACTCAACATCTCCTGTTACGTGCCGCCGTCGATCCACGACGAACTCGCGACGATGCTGCGCGAACGGGACGTCGACGACGCCGTCTTCTCGCGGCTCGACACGTGGGTCGTCCGCAAGAGTCCCGACCGGTACGGCGTCACGATTCCGGCGAACATCGTCTACAACTTCATCGACGAGATGAGCGATCGCGTGGACCGCGGCCTCCGCGTCTCGGAGAAGGCGATCCGCGAGGTCGAACAGCTCGATCCCGAAGCGCTCGCCGGTGGCTCGAACGCCGACGACGGGCGCGAGGCGTACATGACCGACGCCGATCGCATTCTCTCGGACATGCGCGACAAGTACCGTCGGGCGCTCCGGCGGGGCGTGCTCGACTCTCGCGAGGACTTCGACCTGCTGGTTCTCGCTCGAGAGTTAGACGCCGGCGTCGTCACCGAAGATCGGGGCATCATCTCCTGGGCCGACGAGTTCGGCCTCCGGTACGTCCGCGGGGGGCAGTTCCCGACGCTGCTCGAGGAGTACCTGCGGGCGACCGGCGTCGCAGACGACGACTGA